Sequence from the Gloeocapsopsis dulcis genome:
TCAAGCGCGAAGGTGTCGAGTTAATTCTTACCGTCGATAATGGCATCTCAGCTTTTGAGGCGATCGCCAAAGCTAGAGAACTTGGTTTAACAGTGATTGTCACCGACCACCACGACATCCCGCAACAACTACCGCCAGCTAACGCCATTCTTAACCCCAAGCTTATCCCAGAATCTTCCCCATATCGCGGACTTGCAGGGGTGGGAGTTGCTTACATTCTTGCTGTTTCGCTAGCACAACAATTAGGACAAATCGCAGGATTAGTTAAACCTCTGCTTGAACTATTTACTTTAGGTACTATTGCGGATCTTGCCCCATTAACAGGCGTTAATCGTCGTTGGGTAAAGCGGGGATTGCGGTTGCTTCCTCAATCTCAACTAGCAGGAGTACAAGCTTTAATTCAAGTTGCGGGCGTACAAAGTAACACTAATGGCACAAGCGTCAATGCAAAATCTCTCAAGCCTGATGATATCGGGTTTCGTCTTGGTCCAAGAATTAATGCCGTAGGACGCATCGCCGATCCGCAAACTGTGATTGATTTACTCACAACAGATGATATGGGACTCGCACTAGAACGTGCCATGCAGTGCGAACAAATTAACCAGCATCGTCAACAACTATGCGAGCAAATCGAACAAGAAGCGATCGCCTACATTGAACAAAACCAAGTTAATTTACTGCAAGAACGTGTTTTAGTAGTTGTCCAAGCTGATTGGCATCATGGTGTCATTGGGATAGTTGCATCGCGTTTAGTCGAACGCTACGGCGTTCCTGTGTTTATTGGCACCTATGAAGATGAACATCATATTCGTGGTTCTGCGCGGGGAATTCCGGAGTTTCATGTCTTCGCCGCTTTAGAATTTTGTCAAAACCTATTAGGTAAATTTGGCGGACACAAAGCCGCTGGGGGCTTTTCTTTACCTGCGGAAAACTTAGCCGCGCTGCGATCGCGTTTGCGGGAATTTGCCCATCAATGTTTGCAAATTGAACACCTCAAACCGTTAATCAAGATTGATGCACAAGCGCACTTAAGTCAAATTGATCGTCAACTCTACAACCAATTAGATGCCCTTCATCCTTGCGGTATTGACAATCCTAATCCTCTGTTTTGGACAGCAAATGTTGAGGTGATTGAACAGCGAATTGTCGGTAAGGGACACATCAAGTTGAAATTAGCACGCAATGAAGGGACACAACGATTTCAGATAAATGCGATCGCTTGGAGAAAGGCGTGTGATTATTTTCCTCTACCACCACGAGTCGATATTGCCTACTGCTTGCGCGAAAATACCTGGAATGGTAACACAGCAATTGAACTGGAATTAGTTGGCGTGCGCCTTCCGACACAACACTCTCAAACAGAAACTCCGCAACCTTTAAAAGCTGAGTTTTATTACAATCAACGCCGTTATATCTGTGGCATATTTGCTAGTAGTTCAACTACCGAACTGCGAATTAAAAACGATCGCGGTCAAATATTGGCGATCGCCCAAGGAGATTCCACAGGATTTTTAGGAACTAAGCGAGAAAATGCACAGCAAGTTGACATCACGCAATCGCATTTTCACCAATTAGTCATTGCAGCATATACTGCTTTAAATCAGTTACAACAGTGACCTATTCTTGACCTATTTTATTGTTATGCTGTGTGACAATATATCAGCACTATATTATTCAGAGAAAAGTATCGAAAAATGAATAAGACAGCACGGGAGAGAATGCTGGCAAATGAGCCATACATTGCAATCGATCCTGAGCTTGAAAGTATGCACAAAAAAGCACAAAATCTCTTACATGCTTTCAATGTATCACTTCCTGATGAGAGCGAAAAACGGCGTGAGATCGTTCAAAATCTTTTTGGCTCAGTCGGTCAAGTTTTTGAGGTTAAGCCACCTTTTCGTTGTGATTATGGTTGCCACATCTACGCTAAAGAGAATTTGTATATCAATTATGATTGCATCATCTTAGATTGCAATAAAGTTTATATCGGGAACAATGTCTTGCTTGCTCCTAAAGTACAAATTTACACGGCATATCATCCACTCGATGCAGAAACGAGAAGATCTGGCTTAGAGATGGCTGCCCCGATCGCAATTGGCGACGACGTTTGGATCGGCGGTGGAGCAATTATTTGTCCAGGAATAACAATTGGGAACAACACCATAATTGGCGCAGGAAGCGTTGTCACCAAACATATTCCCGCCAACGTCGTTGCAGCAGGAAATCCCTGTAGAATAATCAGAAACTTGTAGAATTGCTGGTATTATGTGGCATAATAGAATGCCGTTATTTCTCTTTGCAACTGAAATTAACTAGATAAAGCAGGTATTTACCATCTTACAATTATGAATAACTTAGTGAGGAATAAGAGGGCGATCGCTGACTTCATTCCTCTATCCTCACTGTTTTCTATACATACAACGTCTTTCTTCTACATATTGCCGCCGCGTGCTGCCAAAATAAAGATGATAATTGGACCAGCAAGCATTATCAGTGCGACGCTAACTAGCTGAAAAAAGGTTTCCCATTGAAAAGTGCTGATTCCCTCAAAAATTCCAGATACAATGTCCATTTTTCCTCCCATTACCTAACCAAGTAAGTAACTCAGATAAAGCTCCGCACTCGATCTTACCTGGATGGCGATTACTCGATTTAACTAACTTAATAAATCTATAAAAAACAATAAACAATCATTGCAATTTTCTCATACTACAACAGTAGTCAATTGATCTCTGCTACACTTGCCTAGCGGCTAAAATCGTTAAACTTGAAGTGCAAAAAAAATCATAGCCCACATTTAAATTATGGCTACCTGGCATTGTGTAAAGCAATGCGGTGCCTGCTGTAATCTCGATCCAGCAGACCGTCCAGACATTGAAGATTATCTATCACCCGCAGAATTAGAACTCTATTTCAGTATGGTAGGTGAGAATGGTTGGTGTATCAACTACGATCGCGTTACCCGCGAATGCCGCATTTACCCAGATCGTCCGCGCTTTTGTCGAGTAGAACCCGCAATATTTCAGGAGATGTACAGTATCTTTCCTGAAGAATTAAACGACTTTGCCATTGAGTGCTGTCAGCAGCAAATTAGTGGCGTTTACGGTGATCGCAGCCTCGAAATGTTGCGCTTTGAGCAAGCTACTAAAGATTAATTTCTCGTTCTGCCACCACGGGGTTGATTTTTGTAACGAAGATCAGAGAAAATGAAAAAAATATGAAAACGTCGCAACGTTTTGAATACCTGTGAAAATTGATTTGCCCACTCAGTTACTTGAAGAATCTAAACTCAAAAATAACTCTGAGCATATTGCAATCACGGTCGAAAATCCTACTGATACAATAACTGAGTCGCAACCGCATTCAGCTTTCAAGCAATCTTCCTGGACAGTATTCGCAACAACCTTCGTCACAATATTTTTTGCTGAGTTTGGCGATAAAACCCAGCTATCCACACTTTTGATCAGTGCCGAATCTCAATCTCCCTGGATTGTTTTTGGGGGTGCGGCTCTAGCAATGATAACAACAAGTTTGCTAGGTGTTCTTCTAGGATGCTGGATTGCAACTCGAATTGCTCCCCAAACCGTAGAAAAACTGGCAAGTATTAGTTTGTTCCTGATTTCAATGATGCTGCTTTGGGATGTCGTGCAGTAGTCTTCTTCATGTGGTTTAAAAAATGGATTGGAATTTACTCGGACTAAGTTTTATCACGGTATTTTTATCCGAACTCGGTGACAAAAGCCAATTAGCAGCGATCGCCCTCGGTGGACGTTCTCAGTTTCCCCGCGCAGTGTTTTTGGGTACAGCTGGAGCACTACTATTAACGAGCTTACTTGCTGCCTTAGCCGGTGGATGGGCAGCAGAACTATTACCCGTAAAGACAACTAAAGTACTCGCGGCTGTGGGATTTATTTTTCTCGCGATCCGTTTGTGGTATAACTCTGAATTATCTCAAGATGGAGAAAATCAAAAGCCCCTTGCTTGAAGTAGTAAGGGGCTTTCTTGCACACATCATAATTTAATTCAACCTATTTGCGGATTCTCCAAAACAACAGGGTGCCACCAACAAATTTCACAGCTTCCAATACCCAGTAACCCGCGTGGAGCAGATTCATCGTTGCAGGAACTTCGGTAGCTGACTCAAACAAATTCAATTGTACCCCTGTCGCAGACATTTGCGGAGTCAAGAAGTAAGTAGCTAGCAAAGGTACAGCGAGTAAGAGTAAAGCCAAAATAGTCGTACCTCGTTGCCAATGATCTCCAGCAAATTGTGTTTTGTTTAACACTAAAACACTCGTTACTACTAAAGCTGCTGCTAATAATTCAATGCGATTATAATTCCA
This genomic interval carries:
- a CDS encoding YkgJ family cysteine cluster protein; its protein translation is MATWHCVKQCGACCNLDPADRPDIEDYLSPAELELYFSMVGENGWCINYDRVTRECRIYPDRPRFCRVEPAIFQEMYSIFPEELNDFAIECCQQQISGVYGDRSLEMLRFEQATKD
- the recJ gene encoding single-stranded-DNA-specific exonuclease RecJ; protein product: MLEHPNPEVSHRPQRLPSQRWQIYSAQVELAHKLAEVAQASPIIGQLLINRGVETLEQAQAFLEPESQVLPSPVEEFPDLALSVELLNTAIACHQKIAICGDYDADGMTSTALLLRALRWLGANVDYAIPSRMHEGYGINQRIVEEFKREGVELILTVDNGISAFEAIAKARELGLTVIVTDHHDIPQQLPPANAILNPKLIPESSPYRGLAGVGVAYILAVSLAQQLGQIAGLVKPLLELFTLGTIADLAPLTGVNRRWVKRGLRLLPQSQLAGVQALIQVAGVQSNTNGTSVNAKSLKPDDIGFRLGPRINAVGRIADPQTVIDLLTTDDMGLALERAMQCEQINQHRQQLCEQIEQEAIAYIEQNQVNLLQERVLVVVQADWHHGVIGIVASRLVERYGVPVFIGTYEDEHHIRGSARGIPEFHVFAALEFCQNLLGKFGGHKAAGGFSLPAENLAALRSRLREFAHQCLQIEHLKPLIKIDAQAHLSQIDRQLYNQLDALHPCGIDNPNPLFWTANVEVIEQRIVGKGHIKLKLARNEGTQRFQINAIAWRKACDYFPLPPRVDIAYCLRENTWNGNTAIELELVGVRLPTQHSQTETPQPLKAEFYYNQRRYICGIFASSSTTELRIKNDRGQILAIAQGDSTGFLGTKRENAQQVDITQSHFHQLVIAAYTALNQLQQ
- a CDS encoding TMEM165/GDT1 family protein, which translates into the protein MDWNLLGLSFITVFLSELGDKSQLAAIALGGRSQFPRAVFLGTAGALLLTSLLAALAGGWAAELLPVKTTKVLAAVGFIFLAIRLWYNSELSQDGENQKPLA
- a CDS encoding TMEM165/GDT1 family protein; translation: MTESQPHSAFKQSSWTVFATTFVTIFFAEFGDKTQLSTLLISAESQSPWIVFGGAALAMITTSLLGVLLGCWIATRIAPQTVEKLASISLFLISMMLLWDVVQ
- a CDS encoding sugar O-acetyltransferase, with translation MNKTARERMLANEPYIAIDPELESMHKKAQNLLHAFNVSLPDESEKRREIVQNLFGSVGQVFEVKPPFRCDYGCHIYAKENLYINYDCIILDCNKVYIGNNVLLAPKVQIYTAYHPLDAETRRSGLEMAAPIAIGDDVWIGGGAIICPGITIGNNTIIGAGSVVTKHIPANVVAAGNPCRIIRNL
- the psb30 gene encoding photosystem II reaction center protein Ycf12/Psb30, whose translation is MDIVSGIFEGISTFQWETFFQLVSVALIMLAGPIIIFILAARGGNM